The following proteins come from a genomic window of Methanoculleus caldifontis:
- a CDS encoding DUF2284 domain-containing protein has translation MRGRLEEEIEKLSALARERGAEARQIAAHDVVVAEWVRFKCRFGCKGYGKHMSCPPYAPTPAETRRLLSEYGTALLLRFEGVPGHPDLKPDEIPLDFHPFFRDLILWVNSTVHLLEKTAFYDDFPKAFGFGGYPCIYCEHQHCVAEEHEGIVDESIRRLCRHMDLVRPTMEGAGIDVFATARKAGLDLHVIPCRDLEYGKIVHGKITSVGLVLIE, from the coding sequence GTGAGAGGCAGACTCGAGGAAGAGATCGAGAAGCTCTCCGCCCTTGCGCGGGAGCGCGGCGCGGAGGCGCGGCAGATAGCGGCACACGACGTCGTCGTCGCGGAGTGGGTGCGGTTCAAATGCCGGTTCGGGTGCAAGGGATACGGGAAGCATATGTCCTGCCCGCCCTACGCCCCGACCCCTGCCGAGACCCGGCGGCTGCTCTCCGAGTACGGCACCGCCCTCCTTCTGCGGTTCGAGGGCGTGCCGGGACATCCCGACCTGAAGCCCGACGAGATCCCCCTCGACTTTCACCCGTTCTTCCGCGACCTCATCCTCTGGGTGAACTCGACGGTCCACCTCCTCGAGAAGACGGCCTTCTACGACGATTTCCCGAAGGCCTTCGGGTTTGGGGGATACCCCTGCATTTACTGCGAGCACCAGCACTGCGTCGCCGAGGAGCACGAAGGGATCGTCGACGAGAGCATCCGGAGGCTCTGCCGGCACATGGACCTCGTCCGCCCGACGATGGAAGGCGCAGGAATCGACGTCTTTGCCACCGCCCGGAAGGCCGGGTTGGACCTGCACGTCATCCCCTGCCGGGACCTCGAGTACGGGAAGATCGTCCACGGCAAGATCACCTCTGTCGGTCTCGTCCTCATCGAGTGA
- a CDS encoding ACT domain-containing protein, producing MKLEMKDQPGQLVAALKPISAVGGNIIAVIHQREATTPAEALDVQIVLELPEGRLENLLELLREQGVSVVRIGEERLLYECTLIMIGHLMHTDISDTVDRIDRTGSAEVTELSLVMPAINSPSSARITIRSTTRPEMKKAIRLLREVAQQKELLIVEPLEDA from the coding sequence ATGAAGCTCGAGATGAAGGACCAGCCCGGACAGCTGGTCGCCGCCCTCAAACCGATCTCGGCAGTCGGGGGGAACATCATCGCGGTCATCCACCAGAGAGAGGCCACGACGCCCGCAGAAGCGCTGGACGTCCAGATCGTCCTGGAACTCCCTGAGGGACGCCTCGAGAACCTCCTCGAGCTGCTCCGGGAGCAGGGCGTCAGCGTCGTGCGTATCGGCGAGGAGCGGCTTCTCTACGAGTGCACGCTGATCATGATCGGCCACTTGATGCACACGGACATCTCCGACACGGTCGACCGGATCGACCGGACCGGCTCGGCCGAGGTGACGGAGCTCTCCCTCGTCATGCCGGCGATCAACTCGCCTTCGTCGGCCCGCATCACCATCCGCTCGACCACCCGACCGGAGATGAAGAAGGCGATCCGGCTCCTGCGCGAGGTCGCACAACAGAAGGAGCTCCTGATCGTCGAGCCCCTGGAGGATGCATGA
- a CDS encoding homoserine dehydrogenase yields the protein MRIALLGFGSVGRGIARVILAKDLDITVTGIADSKSGIIDAAGIDLAAALARKENGGPCGNAGVTPADVVAKADYDVLVEVTPTNVDDGEPALGHIRAALRRRKHVVTSNKGPIALAYPELRALAEENGVFLKYEATVCGAIPLIHAMQEGLAGNTISRLYGVFNGTCNYILTRMAAEGLTYEQALAEARELGYAEADPTYDVEGIDAAIKLVILANTILDMRTGLDSVERTGISLLTPDALQLAEDQDCTIRLIGEIVPEAGVLRVSPRIIAKTHPLVVEGTLNAVTVETDLAGDLTFIGKGAGSTETASAVIGDLLYIQSRHVQGS from the coding sequence ATGCGGATAGCCCTTCTCGGCTTCGGATCCGTCGGCCGGGGCATCGCCCGCGTGATCCTTGCAAAAGACCTCGATATCACCGTCACCGGGATTGCCGACTCGAAGAGCGGCATCATCGACGCCGCCGGGATCGATCTTGCGGCGGCGCTCGCCCGGAAGGAGAACGGCGGTCCCTGCGGCAACGCAGGTGTCACCCCCGCCGACGTGGTGGCGAAGGCGGACTACGACGTCCTCGTCGAGGTGACCCCGACGAACGTGGATGACGGCGAACCGGCGCTGGGGCATATCCGGGCGGCGCTCCGGCGGCGTAAACACGTCGTCACCTCGAACAAAGGTCCGATCGCCCTCGCCTACCCCGAACTCCGCGCTCTTGCGGAAGAGAACGGGGTCTTCCTGAAGTACGAGGCGACGGTCTGCGGGGCAATCCCGCTCATCCACGCGATGCAGGAGGGGCTTGCGGGCAACACCATCTCCCGGCTCTACGGGGTCTTCAACGGCACCTGCAACTACATCCTCACCCGGATGGCGGCAGAGGGCCTCACCTACGAGCAGGCCCTCGCGGAGGCGCGGGAGCTCGGCTACGCCGAGGCGGACCCGACCTACGACGTCGAGGGGATCGACGCGGCGATCAAACTGGTCATCCTGGCAAACACCATCCTCGATATGCGGACCGGGCTCGACAGCGTGGAGAGGACGGGGATCAGCCTCCTCACGCCCGACGCCCTGCAGCTTGCGGAGGACCAGGACTGCACCATCCGGCTGATCGGCGAGATCGTCCCGGAGGCCGGGGTGCTCCGCGTCTCCCCGCGGATCATCGCGAAGACACACCCGCTCGTCGTCGAGGGGACGCTCAACGCCGTCACCGTCGAGACGGACCTCGCCGGTGATCTGACGTTCATCGGGAAGGGCGCGGGCTCCACCGAGACCGCCAGCGCCGTGATCGGCGACCTCCTCTACATCCAGAGCAGGCATGTCCAGGGTTCTTGA
- a CDS encoding DUF169 domain-containing protein has translation MEDQMRTQIPYAEIAELLKTTLDLRGSPVAVKLAKSPEGIPEGVGPIEETVRHCQMISRARLDGEIFYATADKHVCMGGGWSLGLKELTKSLRSGEFYYKLGKFESWAACMRTIQQVPHVPELETYATVYAPLEKTPFDPHVVVIVAEPRTMLKLAQTTLYHLGGRIESTMSGIQSVCADATALPYLTGRINYSLGCDGSRRFSGIEDNELVMGIPGEILPEFARALTIITGAPGSVR, from the coding sequence ATGGAAGACCAGATGCGCACGCAGATCCCCTACGCGGAGATCGCAGAACTGCTGAAGACGACCCTGGACCTCAGGGGATCGCCGGTCGCGGTGAAACTTGCAAAGAGCCCCGAAGGCATCCCCGAAGGGGTCGGCCCGATCGAGGAGACGGTCCGGCACTGCCAGATGATCAGCAGGGCCCGGCTGGACGGCGAGATCTTCTACGCGACCGCCGACAAACACGTCTGCATGGGGGGCGGCTGGTCCCTCGGCCTGAAAGAACTCACCAAAAGCCTCCGCTCAGGGGAGTTCTACTACAAGCTCGGCAAGTTCGAGAGCTGGGCCGCCTGCATGCGGACCATCCAGCAGGTCCCCCACGTCCCCGAGCTCGAGACCTACGCGACGGTCTACGCGCCGCTCGAGAAGACGCCGTTCGACCCGCACGTCGTCGTCATCGTCGCCGAACCGCGGACGATGCTGAAACTCGCGCAGACCACGCTCTACCATCTCGGCGGGCGGATCGAGTCGACGATGTCGGGAATCCAGTCGGTCTGCGCGGACGCGACCGCGCTGCCCTACCTGACCGGCAGGATCAACTACTCCCTCGGCTGCGACGGCTCGCGCCGGTTCTCCGGTATCGAGGACAACGAGCTCGTCATGGGCATCCCCGGCGAGATCCTGCCGGAGTTCGCCCGGGCCCTCACCATCATCACCGGTGCACCCGGCTCGGTGCGCTAG
- a CDS encoding inositol-3-phosphate synthase, with protein sequence MDSIRIAIVGVGNCASSLLQGIEYYRGRNEADAIGLMHWDLGGYLPSGIEVAAAFDIDARKVGKDVSEAIFSPPNCTTIFCPEMPKTGVTVRMGRVLDGFPEHMQGYKEENRFVLADEEEASREEIVRALEESGAEMLLNYLPVGSEEAVRFYAGCALEAGIGFINNMPVFIASDPAWAERFRERGLPIIGDDVKAQLGATITHRVLADLFRRRGVKLDRTYQLNTGGNTDFMNMLNRSRLASKRQSKTEAVQSVLEVPLDDDDIHIGPSDYVCWQKDNKVCFLRMEGRLFGDIPMHIDLRLSVEDSPNSAGIVIDAIRCCKLALDRGIGGVLTAPSAYFMKHPPVQVRDDDAYHMTEEFIRGLRRD encoded by the coding sequence GTGGACTCGATCAGGATTGCAATTGTTGGTGTCGGAAACTGTGCCAGTTCGCTGCTTCAGGGGATCGAATACTACCGGGGAAGGAACGAGGCAGACGCAATCGGACTGATGCACTGGGATCTCGGCGGCTACCTGCCCTCCGGGATCGAGGTTGCCGCAGCGTTCGATATCGATGCGAGGAAGGTCGGGAAGGACGTCTCCGAGGCCATCTTCTCCCCCCCGAACTGCACGACGATCTTCTGCCCGGAGATGCCGAAGACCGGCGTGACCGTCCGGATGGGACGGGTGCTCGATGGGTTTCCCGAGCATATGCAGGGCTATAAGGAAGAGAACAGGTTCGTGCTCGCCGACGAGGAGGAGGCGTCCCGCGAAGAGATCGTCCGGGCGCTCGAGGAGTCGGGCGCCGAGATGCTGCTCAACTACCTCCCCGTGGGGTCCGAAGAGGCAGTACGGTTCTACGCCGGGTGCGCTCTCGAGGCGGGTATCGGTTTCATCAACAACATGCCGGTCTTCATCGCGAGCGACCCGGCCTGGGCCGAGAGGTTCCGCGAGCGTGGTCTCCCGATCATCGGCGACGACGTCAAGGCCCAGCTCGGCGCGACGATCACCCACCGGGTCCTCGCCGACCTCTTCCGGCGGCGGGGCGTGAAGCTGGACCGGACCTACCAGCTCAACACCGGCGGGAACACCGACTTCATGAACATGTTGAACAGGAGCCGCCTCGCCTCGAAGCGGCAGTCGAAGACCGAAGCGGTGCAGTCGGTCCTCGAGGTGCCGCTCGACGACGACGACATCCATATCGGGCCGAGCGACTACGTCTGCTGGCAGAAGGACAACAAGGTCTGCTTCCTCCGGATGGAAGGGAGGCTCTTTGGCGATATTCCCATGCATATCGACCTCCGCCTCTCCGTCGAGGACTCGCCGAACTCCGCCGGGATCGTCATCGACGCCATCCGGTGCTGCAAACTCGCCCTTGACAGGGGTATCGGCGGCGTGCTCACGGCCCCGTCCGCCTACTTCATGAAGCATCCCCCGGTGCAGGTCAGGGACGACGACGCCTATCACATGACCGAGGAGTTCATCCGGGGTCTGCGGCGCGACTGA
- a CDS encoding sugar-specific transcriptional regulator TrmB, with protein MSRVLERRKGYLRLMRQATFEHGYFTVADIAGATDTPRSTVQDWVNRLIEEGCVVVTEEQRGRHAARYAASSVIPESACRRVFTTVDGDEVEIYHECMSGGCAAFCEFHHARAGGALRSVRRDGTLLRERAVVGRREVAVGLDPAPAVGIVGVFHDDGHIRQQIRCIGGPAYSLTDMMSFAEGVCGVTLHREGPVVEGEVITRALAYVAIGIDDTDTASEGATFALALALLQHLEKLDGVMPIGHRVAMLNPRLECRTAGNSCSCIELAVEPDLVPQVEEAAVRFVADEAASPEWGVAVRQGFRVPRDLRAFGRSAREAVLSREEAEATAGRFRAHLHGGRGVIGALAAVALIGLPHDVLLDPGRDVCAGIEPAG; from the coding sequence ATGTCCAGGGTTCTTGAACGGCGGAAAGGCTACCTGCGGCTGATGCGTCAGGCGACGTTCGAGCACGGCTACTTTACGGTGGCCGATATCGCGGGGGCCACCGACACCCCCCGGAGCACCGTCCAGGACTGGGTGAACCGCCTCATCGAGGAGGGGTGCGTCGTCGTCACGGAGGAGCAGCGGGGTCGGCATGCGGCCCGGTATGCCGCAAGCAGCGTGATCCCCGAGAGCGCCTGCCGCCGGGTCTTCACCACCGTCGACGGCGACGAGGTCGAGATCTACCACGAGTGCATGAGTGGGGGGTGCGCGGCCTTCTGCGAGTTCCACCATGCCCGCGCCGGCGGCGCCCTCCGGTCGGTCCGCCGGGACGGGACCCTGCTCCGGGAGCGGGCGGTCGTCGGACGGCGGGAGGTCGCCGTCGGGCTCGATCCGGCACCGGCGGTCGGGATCGTCGGCGTCTTCCACGACGACGGCCACATCCGCCAGCAGATCCGGTGCATCGGGGGCCCGGCCTACTCGCTCACCGATATGATGTCGTTTGCCGAGGGCGTCTGCGGCGTCACCCTCCACCGCGAAGGCCCGGTCGTCGAGGGGGAGGTGATCACCCGGGCGCTCGCCTACGTCGCTATCGGGATCGACGACACCGATACCGCGAGCGAGGGCGCGACCTTCGCCCTCGCCCTCGCCCTCCTCCAGCACCTCGAGAAACTCGACGGCGTCATGCCGATCGGCCATCGCGTCGCGATGCTCAACCCCCGGCTCGAGTGCCGGACCGCCGGGAACTCCTGCAGCTGCATCGAACTCGCGGTGGAGCCCGATCTCGTGCCGCAGGTTGAGGAGGCCGCCGTGCGGTTCGTCGCGGACGAGGCGGCATCCCCGGAGTGGGGTGTCGCCGTCCGGCAGGGGTTCCGGGTACCCCGGGATCTCCGGGCCTTCGGGAGGAGCGCGAGAGAGGCAGTGCTCAGCCGGGAGGAGGCCGAAGCGACCGCGGGACGGTTTAGGGCGCACCTTCACGGCGGCCGGGGCGTCATCGGGGCGCTCGCGGCGGTCGCGCTCATCGGGCTCCCGCACGACGTCCTCCTCGACCCTGGACGGGATGTCTGCGCCGGGATAGAGCCGGCGGGGTGA